The region ATTTATACTTTGCGCCTGGAAATGGTGCGACCTCACGCCTTGGTGAGAATTTAAATATAAAAGACTTTTATGAGCTAGCAAATTTTGCCAAAAAAAATAGTATCGAGCTAACTATCGTGGGACCTGAAGCACCTCTTAGTGAAGGCGTGGTAGATATCTTTAAAAAAGAGGGTTTGCTCATCTTTGGACCAAGCAAAGCAGCTGCTAGACTTGAGGCTAGCAAGGCCTATATGAAGGACTTTTTAGCTAGAAATAATATAAAAACTGCAAAATATTTAAACACAGACGACAAAGAAAAAGCATTTAAATTTATTGATACTCTAAGCGCTCCGATGGTTGTAAAGGCTGATGGACTTTGCGCTGGCAAAGGCGTGATCATCGCAAATTCCAAAGAAGAAGCCAAAGAGGCAGTTAGTGACATGCTAAGTGGGGCTAGCTTTGGTGATGCTGGTAAATTTGTGGTGGTTGAAGAGTTTTTGGATGGCTTTGAGCTTAGCTTTTTTGCCATTTGTGACGGTGAAAATTTTGTAAGCTTGCCAGTTGCGCAAGACCACAAACGCCTACTCGATAACGACGAGGGTCCAAATACTGGTGGCATGGGCGCTTACGCTCCAAGTCCGCTTGCTTCAAAAGAGCTGATAAAAAGGGTCGAAGAAGAGGTGGTAAAACCTACGCTAAAAGGGATGAAAAACGAGGGCAGTCCGTTTTGTGGAGTGCTTTTTGTGGGGCTGATGATCGTGAAAAATGAGCCTTATGTGCTTGAGTTTAACGTGAGATTTGGCGATCCTGAGTGCGAGGTCTTGATGCCATTAATAGATGGAAATTTGAGTGAAATTTTACTAAATGCTGCAAAAGGTGAGCTAAAGCCTATCAGCTTAAAAGATGAATTTGCTGTTGGCGTCGTGATGTCTAGCAAAAATTATCCTTATAAAAGTAGCCCAAAGGCTAAAATTTCAGTTTTAAATGATGTAAAAGATGCCCATATAGCTTACGCAGGCGTGAGCAAAGATGGTGATGAAATTTACGCAGATGGCGGCAGAGTGCTAGTCTGCGTGGCGACTGCAAAGAGCATAAAAGAGGCACGTGATAAGGCCTATGAGCTTTGCGAAAATGTCAAATTTGACGGAGCGCACTTTAGAAAAGATATCGCGTGGCAGGCTTTAAAATGAGCATGCAGATAGAAGAGAAGCTTCAAAACGAAGAAATTTCACTTGCCCCTTTTGCTAAGAGGATCATGGCGTTTTCTATCGATGAGATCATAGTTTCGTTTCTTTTTATGATCATCTATTGGGAGCCTCTTTCTACTAGCACTAACTATGATGACGCTAGAAATTTAGTATTAAATTTATTTTGGCAAGTGGTCGCTTTAAAAGTCATCTATCACACATTTTTCGTTTGGTATTATGGCGCAAGCCTCGGGCAGATGATAACAAAGACGATGTGTATAAATGTAGAAATTTTAGATAAGCCAAATTTAACTCAAAGTCTTGTTAGGGCGATATTTAGGATAGTTAGTGAAGCTTGTTTTTATCTTGGCTTTGCTTGGGCACTTTCAAACCCTGCAAGGCAGACGTGGCAAGACAAAATAGCAAAAACAGTGGTGATAAATGCGTAAAATTTTATTTTTAATTCCGGTTTGTGTTTTTAGTTTAAGTGCAGCAGTGCAAGATGTGCAGCTATTAGCTGATGATGTGAAGCAAGATAAGGGCATCGTAACGGCAAACAAAAACGTCGTTGTATATTCGCAAGAGTATCTTGTGACGGCTGATTGCGCTGTTTATGATCAAAACAACTCCGTCATTGAGCTCTTTGGCAATGTCAATATGATGAAGGGCAAAGATGAGGTCTCTCGCTCAAACTACGCTAAGCTAAATTTAAAAAACAACAACGCTGCTTTTGAGTCACTTTTTATGATGAACAAAGACATGGAAGTGTGGATGAGAAGCGATGAGAGCAGCTCTGATAGTGAGTACTACAGAGTAAGAAAGGCGATGGTTTCAAGCTGCAACGTCCAAGATCCTGACTGGAGCATCACCTCAAGCTCAGCCATGCTAAACAAACAGAGCAAATTTTTGCACCTTTTTAACCCAGTCTTTCGCATAGCAAACGTGCCAGTCTTTTACTTGCCATACTTTGGCTTTTCAACTGATACTACAAGAAGGACAGGCCTTTTGCCGCCAGAGCTAGGATACGGCAAGTCAGAGGGCTTTTACTACAAGCAGCCAGTATATTTTGCACCTTATAATGAGTGGGATCTGGAGTTTGATCCGCAGATAAGAACAAACAGGGGCGCTGGAATTTACGGTGCTTTTAGATTTACTGATTCGCCTGATTCAAGAGGTGAGATCAGCTTTGGTTCATTTACTGATAAAAACAGCTACCGAGCCAAGCAAAAAAGCGAGACTTCAAACAGAGCTGAGCTAAAAAATAAAACTCACAAAGGTGTCGGGCTAAAATATGAAAGAGATAAACTCATAAAATACCTTAGCGAGGCCGATCTGCAAGAGGGCATGTGGATAGATGCAACCAAGCTAAATGACATAGACTATCTAAATTTAAAGGGCAGAGATGATGACTATGACTCGCTTGTCACCTCTAAATTTAACTACTTCATAGCAAATGACGATCACTACTTTGGCGCCTATGCGAAATACTACATAGATACCGAAAAGATCGGCTCAAAGAATGAAAACAAAGATACGCTTCAAGAGCTTCCATCGCTTCAGTATCATAAATTTACAGACGATATAGTCTTGCCAAATATCTTATATTCAATCGATCTTCAATCACACAGATATGATAGAAAGATAGGCGTTAGAGCAACCCAGTATGAATTTACGCTGCCAGCTTCAGTGCATGTGCCACTGTTTGATGATAGTTTAACGTTTTCATTTTACGAGTACCTTTACGCTTCAAGGATAAACTACGAAAACAAGATAAATTCATTTGATGACAAAAGAGAAGACAAACACGCAAATTTTGTAAATAACTACCATAAATTTGCCCTTCACACAGACCTTGCAAAGGCGTATGAGAGCTTTTATCACACTTTAAATTTTGGTGCTGAGTACTTGCTGCCAGGCTATAGAAAAGGAAATTTAGACGATGAGTTTATCTACGATAAAGATCTAAATGAGTATGAAAATTTCTTAGCTCAAGATCAGAGCAAAGAGGAAGTTTCTGGATATTTGACGCAGTATTTCTTTAACGGCAGTGGCAGAAAGGTCGTCAAACACAGCATCTCACAAGGTTACTACACAAAAGATGATGAGTATTCAAATTTAAAAAATGCCATCTACCTATATCCGTTTGAGAATTTTAGCCTTTATAATAAGCTAGAGTACTCACACAAAGATAGAGAGCTTAAAAAGGTGCAAAACGGACTTTACTATACGCATGATCTATTTTGGATAAATATGCTCCATACGATGAAAAAGAGCGATAGCCTTGCTAAAAACAGCGCAACAAAAGATAGCTACTTTACAAGCAGCGCTGGCGTGAAGCTCCCTCATCAATATAGCCTAATTGGCGGCTGGCAATACGACGTTGAGAGAAGCTACACAAAAAGCTGGAGAGTTGGCGTGCTTCATCAAAGAAAGTGCTGGAACTACGGGCTAATTTATCAACACGATGTTGAGCCGACAACAACGACAAATGGCTCAGCCTCAACTAAGAAAAGTGGCATCTACTTTACTATAAATTTCTATCCGATGGGCGGCTTGCACTATGACTTTTCACAAAGCAGCACCACTTCATCAAGTAGCAAATAAGATGGCTAGATAATGGCAAGCGTTAAATTTAAAGATCAACTAGATGCAGCTAACAAGCTCATCGAGATATTGCCAAAAAAAGAGCTAAATGACGCTAAGACAATAGTTCTTTGCATGTCGCTTGAGTCAGTTATCCTGACTGATGTGGTCTGCAGGGGGCTAAATTTGAGCTACGAGATGCTCTTTAGCGAGCCAATCCCTGCGCCAAACAACAGCGAATGCGACGTAGCGATAGTTAGTGAAACTGAGGATATCGTGCTAAACGATCCTCTCATAAAAGCTTTTAACATAAGCTATGACTACATCTACGGCGAAGCGCATAGAAAATATGAAGAGAAAATTTTAAAAAATGTCTATAAATACAGAAAAGGAAATTTGATAGGAGAGCTAAAGGGCAAGAATATTTTACTGATCGATGAGGGGTGTGAGACTGGCATGACGGCACTCATTTGCATAAAGACGCTGCTTGATGTGAAGGTAAAATCCATCTCATACGCAACGCCGATGATAGCCACTGATGTCTTTGCAAATTTAAATGATATGGTCGATGAAATTTACACGATAAATAAGATCGTTGATTTTATCGATGTGGATTCGTATTACGAGAAAAAGATCGAGGCTACGAGCGAGCGCATCATGTCGATATTAGAAGAGAGCCCTCACTATTTACCGTTACAAAAACAACAAGGAGATAAAAATAATGCAATATAGTATAGAAGTCAATAATCAGGTCGAAATTTTTGACCTTAATAAAGTAGCTAAACAAGCTAGTGGGGCAGTGCT is a window of Campylobacter concisus DNA encoding:
- the purD gene encoding phosphoribosylamine--glycine ligase, with the protein product MNILIIGSGGREYAIALKLKSEKNINLYFAPGNGATSRLGENLNIKDFYELANFAKKNSIELTIVGPEAPLSEGVVDIFKKEGLLIFGPSKAAARLEASKAYMKDFLARNNIKTAKYLNTDDKEKAFKFIDTLSAPMVVKADGLCAGKGVIIANSKEEAKEAVSDMLSGASFGDAGKFVVVEEFLDGFELSFFAICDGENFVSLPVAQDHKRLLDNDEGPNTGGMGAYAPSPLASKELIKRVEEEVVKPTLKGMKNEGSPFCGVLFVGLMIVKNEPYVLEFNVRFGDPECEVLMPLIDGNLSEILLNAAKGELKPISLKDEFAVGVVMSSKNYPYKSSPKAKISVLNDVKDAHIAYAGVSKDGDEIYADGGRVLVCVATAKSIKEARDKAYELCENVKFDGAHFRKDIAWQALK
- a CDS encoding RDD family protein, with the translated sequence MSMQIEEKLQNEEISLAPFAKRIMAFSIDEIIVSFLFMIIYWEPLSTSTNYDDARNLVLNLFWQVVALKVIYHTFFVWYYGASLGQMITKTMCINVEILDKPNLTQSLVRAIFRIVSEACFYLGFAWALSNPARQTWQDKIAKTVVINA
- a CDS encoding LPS-assembly protein LptD, coding for MRKILFLIPVCVFSLSAAVQDVQLLADDVKQDKGIVTANKNVVVYSQEYLVTADCAVYDQNNSVIELFGNVNMMKGKDEVSRSNYAKLNLKNNNAAFESLFMMNKDMEVWMRSDESSSDSEYYRVRKAMVSSCNVQDPDWSITSSSAMLNKQSKFLHLFNPVFRIANVPVFYLPYFGFSTDTTRRTGLLPPELGYGKSEGFYYKQPVYFAPYNEWDLEFDPQIRTNRGAGIYGAFRFTDSPDSRGEISFGSFTDKNSYRAKQKSETSNRAELKNKTHKGVGLKYERDKLIKYLSEADLQEGMWIDATKLNDIDYLNLKGRDDDYDSLVTSKFNYFIANDDHYFGAYAKYYIDTEKIGSKNENKDTLQELPSLQYHKFTDDIVLPNILYSIDLQSHRYDRKIGVRATQYEFTLPASVHVPLFDDSLTFSFYEYLYASRINYENKINSFDDKREDKHANFVNNYHKFALHTDLAKAYESFYHTLNFGAEYLLPGYRKGNLDDEFIYDKDLNEYENFLAQDQSKEEVSGYLTQYFFNGSGRKVVKHSISQGYYTKDDEYSNLKNAIYLYPFENFSLYNKLEYSHKDRELKKVQNGLYYTHDLFWINMLHTMKKSDSLAKNSATKDSYFTSSAGVKLPHQYSLIGGWQYDVERSYTKSWRVGVLHQRKCWNYGLIYQHDVEPTTTTNGSASTKKSGIYFTINFYPMGGLHYDFSQSSTTSSSSK
- a CDS encoding sodium:proton antiporter; this translates as MASVKFKDQLDAANKLIEILPKKELNDAKTIVLCMSLESVILTDVVCRGLNLSYEMLFSEPIPAPNNSECDVAIVSETEDIVLNDPLIKAFNISYDYIYGEAHRKYEEKILKNVYKYRKGNLIGELKGKNILLIDEGCETGMTALICIKTLLDVKVKSISYATPMIATDVFANLNDMVDEIYTINKIVDFIDVDSYYEKKIEATSERIMSILEESPHYLPLQKQQGDKNNAI